tgCCCTTATAGCTGTACACAATAAAGTGTATGCCCTTTTAAAATTCCCGCTCCATGTGCACACTAAATAGTAATTTTAATTGCACTTTTAAATGAACCTTAGATTGATAACAATACtcatcagttgaaaaaaaactgATATTGCCCTTGGAAAAAAACATCCAAAAGACTCCgtagaaatcaaaataaaaagcaacaaaaatgcaaatgtaatcaattgtgtttaataattttatagaCAGTTGTAGAAACGGTGCCAGGTACCAGAGTATCTGTTCTGATATCAGCTTAATATCAATACCATGTATTGACCTTAAACTCAAGAATTCTATACATAAACTGTTACTATATAGTCATATCACTCAAGTACAATTGTGTCCTTTCACGATGCAGTTTTGTAGGTATAATTCCAAAACAAAAAGTCTTTAGTTCgtcaaaacaaatatgttagtCTACGCTGATGACGTATACAAATTGTATAGTATCTTCACTAAGCTTTATCAAAcacttaattttcaattattcaaaAGCAGCAAAATCTTAAACCAACACTTGGTAATGTGGGATAAGATTTAATCACCAAGAAGAAAACTCTTTCTGTATCTGACAAGATGAATAAAAAACATTAGAGTTCGGTTTGAATGATGACGATGTACTGTATGTGCATGGAGCAATACATGATTGTTCTCCTGATAACGATTGCGAAACCGGAAATAGTGAATCGCTTCCAAATGATTGCACGGTTGCTGGAAATTGCATTCTTGTTATTCCGAATGTAGATACAGGAGACTGAGTTATTGGATGTGAGTAGTGAGGTTTTGTGTGCATCGGTGATCCTTTCATTGAGTATGGACAGAATCCAGTTGGTGATGATGTCATAGGTACATATCCATTATTATGTCGTGCGTAGAATTGATTAGATGAACCATCGACAGTTTTTACAGAACTTTTTCTTGCTCTTCGCCTTGCATTTTGACGCCTGAAGTCTCCTTTTGAAAAATCCTCAATACATGCTAAGTGAACAGACCAATAGTTGCCTTTGCCGTTATCAGACGGGCCATTTTTCACGAAACATTCGTTGAGAGAAAGATTATGTCGTATGCTGTTCCTCCATGCTTTTTCTTTGTTATTGTAGAAGGGAAAATTATCCATTATGTATTGATATATATCAATCAGTACTAATTTCTTGCTCGGTTTACTCAGTATTGCCATTGAAATCATAGCGATGTACGAGTGTGATGGCTTCTTGTTGGTGTTACTTGTACATAATATATTCTTAATTGATCTGTCTAACGATAACTGAACctacaaaaataaacagaaatgttatagaaaattaccaaatacaaaatatataagaaataaaaagaaagggataaatatttagaaataaagatGATATGTATTAATATCATTATCAATATTGACattttgcaacaaaaaaaaGCTGTTGGTTTGCTTATTATTGAATACgtgtataaatgtaaatatatttcgccctttatttaagataataaatatCTCGTTTCCTTTAATATAGCATAAGATTCCTCTACCAATTTAaagacattttcatttaaaaatacaacatacCTGTGCAATAGATTCATCACTGTCACTGTGgttactttcactttcacttgTACATAGAGACGGTGTCCACAACTCATCCCCATCGCTTGAGAAAGAATCTCGTTTGACTCTTTCTGTATCTGTGTTGTTCAAATAATAAATGCTTAAATGTGAATTATTCATAATTCCTAAATTTAGTTGTGCAATCGTGTTGAGAAAAGATCACAGAATGACTTATTTTGTTTGAGTTACAGAATATATACCAGACAAACCTGTTATTTTTCACAGTTTTGAGTCACGTGATCTAACTCAAATggcattgtttttaaaattaacaggTCGTttagttgaataaaaaatatgttgacaGTTGAAGTACAAATAGTActtataatttacaaaaatattatgtttgaaaatattaatatagataATACCAAAAGTCACGTCACCacataaagaatgaaaaatatgaagacATGAAAAAAGGATAAATACGACACAGAAAGAGATGAGTCACCTCACAAAAAGTGGACTAAACGAACACACTGAGGTTGACAAACTAGTGATAACTGTAAAGGACCTATATATTCAGAACACTTTGCCATAGACACATCTTTTGTGCTTTTGTGCTTTTGGCCTTTTTGTTCAACTGGGTCACCAGCAATACTGGGTGACTATAATTTTACCGAGAGTATCTCGTGTTTCTGTGATATACCGGTATTCTGGTTGCATTTTTCCAGTGTCAGTGTTGGCGTACTTATTACAGAATTAATGTTGGAAAACAAAGTTGTCCTTTTGCTCTTTTTGTTGATTACTATCACACGTTTAATATAATTTTCCTTCCAAAGATATATAGATGATTGTTTCTGATGGACTTATTCTTGGTACACATGTTGTAGACGTGACCATTAAATCACTTGTTTTCATACCTCATACTCTATTTATACGACACTAATAAGTATATATCATCAACACATACATAACCAATGCATTTCAAACAGCTTAACGGTTGGTTTGTGATGTTTGAAACCATATGCTATATTctatactaaggcttttctacctcaggaatagattaccttagctggatttggcaaaacttttaggaattttggtcctcaatgatcttcaacttcgtactttatttggccttttggcttttttggattcgagtgtcactgatgagtcttttgtagacgaaacgcgcgtctggcgtatgtactaaatttagtcctggtatctatgatgagtgtatCGTGTATCTATTACCTGTAGTTGATATTGAATTGTATATATGATTTAGAACTTTCCAACTGGCAAAGACCCTACAATATTGAATAACTATGTGTTGCTCCGTTAGTTGTCTTATCAAAGTAAACTAACTTTCTCCgtcaaatatgaatatatctttattacaaATTGGCATATAATAGTATTTGCACTGGTTAATTCATAGAAAGTTTCACTATAAAActcataataaaatatgaatggTTTCAAAGCAATATTTTTGCATTCAAACAATattccataaatatatttttctgtttacaatCACCTTGatacaataaacaatataaataatttgaccTTTAAATGGAAATAACCTTTCAGCAAATATCAGGAAATAAAGCGCataaaactaataaattataatgaatcatattaaaaagttgtattCGAAGACAAAAGGAAATATGGTAAATGATAAAGGACTTTGTCACTTTCaacgtttaataaaattaaagttaTACTTTCATCAAAACCATCAAATAATAAGCCATATTTTGTACCATGACTGAAACAATTGAcataaaaaagatgtgatataagTACCAAATGAAACAGCTCTAAACCAAAGACCAAACGACGTAAAGGGATGAAACTATGTGTCACTCCAAGGCGTTGATgctaatttttgaaattattgctCAATACCACTCGTCAACATATTGCTGAATGTGTTACAAAGTAAAGAGGTCCAAATCAACAATAATGTGTGGCATTTAAAATGTCACTTGACTTTCTCCTAATGTCAGCAGCTGTTATAAATATAGagactttattattattatgacttacattttgttatcagtcACATAAGATTAGACTACAAATTAATTATCACTCTAGTTTAATAAGGATAatcatggtaaaaaaaatgtacgtaACAATTGGAACTTGTGGTGGGTCTAGTTGTCTAACGACACGTTCTAACTCAGCCTCTAGTAAATCTGATGACCGGAATGAGTATCTAAAACATGTGAAAACTGTTTCCTTTCATATCAAaagcaatttaatttcttgaCAAAATGTCGTGCCATTTTTGCACTTCTCCACAAAAAATCTGTTATGAGAACCTCTACTCAAGCATATTTCTTTTAATCACCacagaaatgttttattatctgtttttaaatcttccgtttttatttatataatttatttggtaaacaaGGGTCGTAATCATATCACAGATTACTCTATATTGTATTAGAGTTGGCTCCTGAAGTGATTTGAATATGCATGTAGTCATTGAATCTAGAAAATGCTTGAAACGTTtagaaatttagaaatattcaTGTTAAACCTTCCGGTCTGTTTAATAATCTTATCCTATAatgttaccaattcaacactgtaagtACATCTTggaatattgttttcattggtATTAAGATTATTTGTATATCCATTCGCACATTCATGACGCTaaaatctgtcgatacctgtatctaACATTGAACAAGGTCTGGTAGTTCTTTGAATTTAATGACGTCTTAACACTAAATCGGTTGCATTTTGGATGTGTCCTAATTAATGGTTTAGTATTAGATGAATGATTGCTTATATTAATTGTTCTTtggtcagtaactgcgagttcTCTCAAGTCTGACGAGTAGAGCCTTTTTCAACTACTTTTAACagttttttatcatgttgttcTGTTACAAAACTGTCATAGTTATTGGGAGGTTGAACTCGTCAAGCTAGTTAACaacgccacattctgtatgtgccagTTCTAAGTCAGTGTATGCTGTTATTTAGTTGTTATTGTTTGTCGCTGTGTTTGCATATTTGTTTATCgcttattattttgtacattaattacgccaatagttttctcgcttgaattgttttatatttctcatatatatataacatttataggCGACTATATGGTATggtctttgctaattgttgaaggcctaacGGTGAACTATagatattaatttctatgtcattttagTATCTTTTGTTGAGATGTCTCATtagcaaacataccacatcttctttttatttgtactaAACATCTACATCAAgtgtattaaagaaataatatgaaattaaaaatccatCCTTAGCATGAAATAATTCATATGTCatagaaatatttattgtaaaattcataATAAGCTAGAAATGggccaaaaaataatttttctattaaactaaatgtcataaataaatttgtctGATTATTATCACCTCAGTACTGTAAGCAATGTAATAGTATGTACTGTTATCAGTAAGTGTTTACAAAGTAAAGGTTACAACGACAATATGTGAACCTGTATGCTTCATAACAAATAATGTGTAATAACAGTGCCCTCTTCAGTTTTATAAGATCAAAATTATGGCTGTCTTTCATTACTTcatgagaaataaaaaatacagaaaaatgttGAATTGTATTATAGATAATTACAAATCGGTCGACAATAGTCTTAATACTCATTTGTttatagataattttttttttaaatcacaaaaatctaTCAATGAatcatattaatttatttttctattcatGATGACCTAATAGCTGTATACAATAAAAGTGTATGCAGCTATGGAAATCACTGCTCCATGAAAATACTAAACAGTAACGTTAAAATTGCACCTTGGAATGATCCTAAGATTGCTAAATAAGGGCAAATTATAAACGAGCTAATTGAAGTAATTGTAATCAAGATCAGACACAGTGCATGAACATGTACAGAGAgccaaaagataccaaagcaTTAACataactcataagtcgaaaacaaactacTAATGTCATGGGAAAAAACAACCAAAGGActctgtaaaaatataaataaaacaacaacaaaacttcaaatgatataaattctttttttattaattgtatataCAGTTGTAGGAACGGTGTAATGTTCCAGAGTATCCGTCATGATAACAGCCAAATGTCAATATTCCTTATTGACTTCAAACTCAAGAGTTCTATGCATAAACTGTAACTATAGTCTAATCCCTCAAATACAATTGAGTCTTTTCACGATGCCGTTTTGCAGgtatcatataaaacaaaatagtccTTAGTTCGTCAAAACAATTATGTAAGTCAACGCTGCTGACGTATACACATTGTCTAGTATCTTTACTTAGTTCGGCCATACTGCAtgataattttcaattattcaaaACCAGCAAAATTTTAAACTCACACTTGGTATTGTGAGATAAATTAAAATCACCAAGCAGAAAACTCTTTCTGTATCTGACAAGATGAATAAAAAACATTAGAGCTCGGTTTGAATGATGGCAATGTACAGTATGTGGATGGTACAATGAATGAGTGCCCTCCCGATAAGGATTGAGAAACTGGAAACAGTGGATCGCTTCCGAATGACTGCATGACTGCTGGCAATTGCGTTCTTGTCGTTCCGAATGTAGATATAGGAGACTGAGTATTTTGATGTGAGTTGTAAGGTTTAGTATGCATAAAGGATCCTTTCATTGAGTATGGATGGAATCCAATTGGAGATGATGTCATTGGTACATATCCGTTATTACTACGTGTGTAGAAATGATTAGATGAGCCATCGACAGTTTTTACAGAACTTTTTCTTGCTGTTCGCCTTGCATTTCGACGCCTGAAGTCTCCTTTTGCAAAATCCTCAATACATGCTAAGTGAACAGACCAATAGTTGCCTATGCCGTTATCAGACCGGCCATTTTTCACGAAACATTCGTTGAGAGAAAGATTATGCCGTATGCTGTTCCTCCATGCTTTTTCTTTGTTATTGTAGAAGGGAAAATTATCCATTatgtattgatttatatttcattcaGCAATAGTTTCTTGCTCGGTTTACTCAGTATTGCCATTGAAATCATAGCGATGTACGAGTGAGAAGGTTTCTTGGCGGTGGTACTTGAAGACAAGATATCCTTGATTGATCTGTCTAACGATATCTGAACCTacgaaaataaacagaaatgttatagaaaataaaccaaacaaaaaatttagaaataaaaagagaGGGAtcgatatttaaaaataatgatgatATTAATTAGTATCATTATCAATATTGACACTTTGcaacatataaaatgtaattattggTTTGCATATAGTTGAAAACctgtatatgatatatacataaacTTCTTCGCCCtttatttattctaattttttatcaaagaaataaatatcttttcttttaaaatagcATCAAAAAAATCCTCTACCAATTTACCAACATACCTGTGCAATAGATTCATCACTGTCACTGTggctactttcactttcacttgTGCAAAGAGACGGTGTCCAAACTTCATCACCTTCGCTTGAGAAAGAATCTCTTTTGACTCTTTCTGTTCGTCCCCTGTTCAAATAATAGATGCTTAAATGTGTATTATTCATGATTCCTAAAATTATAGGAGCAATCTTGTTGGGAGAAAATTACAGAATGACTTATACTGTTTGCGTTACAGAATATATACCAGACAAACCTGTTATTTTTCACAGTTCTGAGTCACGTGATCTGATTCAAATGGCATTGTTTCTAAATTAACGGGTCATActgttgaataaaaatatattgacaatacAAATTGTATTcatagttataaaaaatattttgttcgaAAATATAGATATTGATAATACCAAAATTAACGTCATGAAGAGCACAAAACTAAtcaaaaataaaggcaacagtatacCGCGAtaaagatagagaaaaaaaaccaaatccgggtTTCAAACtcaaactgagggaaacacatcataTATAAGAGAACTATGACACAACAGAACCACAACATCTTAATCTTGAATGTTTTAGAAATGCCCTAGATTTATTGGTACCAAAAAAAACTCACTGAGGCTTATGCTTTGAAACGTCAAAACTACCTTAGGAGGAGTATTATAAGCAAACTTTCGAATAGTTTTGTCAaaattgtgtgtgtgtttgtaaggttgttttttttttgggggggggggggggttaaacaCAACTTTATGACACTGTGTATGTGTCATTGAGTATAACCTTCCACtctgaataaaatttcaattgataGATAGAGGTCTcggtggccaagtggtctaagtgGTTACTACTTTAATCACAATTCAGTCAACATTAAAGTTGCTGGTTCGAAACTCGGCATATTGTGTATCATTTAACACTGAAACAATGAACataaaagatgtgatatgattgcctaTGATACAAGTCTCAACCAAAGACCAAACGACGTAAAGGGAAAAAAACTATATTATAACTCTATGGCCTTCAGgcttatttttcaattattgttCAATACTACTCGTCAACATATTGTTGAAGGTGTACCAGAGTAATGTAGTACAAATCAACACCAATTTGTGGCTTTTAAATGTCACTTGTCTTTCTCAAAATGTCAGCAGGTGTCATATATAgactttattattatgatgacttacattttgttataagtAACATGATTAAAGATATGAGTGTGTTATCAATCTAGATTTGTTACGACACCACTTGTATAAAATGTTGTCGTCATTAACAGATTTGACTGTAGACCTAGTTGTCAAACGACACGTTCGTACACAGCCTGCAGAAACCCTGAggatcaaaacaaatatgttaaacacTAGAATACTGTTTCGAATAATATTACAAacaactgaatttttttttcataaacaaaatatattttttgcacTTCTCTATTAGTTTGCCTATTTGTCTAAAGATTGGTTTGGCCATGAAGCTCAAGAAGCATTACATTCGCTTTCAAATTATAAACGTGCTAAGTGAAGTTATTGTAATCAAGATCAGACACAGTGCATGGACATCTACAAAGAACCAAAAGATGCTAAAGTATTAACataactcataagtcgaaaacaaaataCTAATGCCATGGgtaaaaacaaccaaaagacgctgtaaaaaaatcagcaacaaaacttcaaatgttataaattcttgttttattaattgtatataCAGTTGTAGGAACGGTGTAATGTTCCAGAGTATCTGTCATGATAACAGCCAAATGTCAATATTCCTTATTGACTCCAAACTCAAGAATTATATACATAAACTGTTATTATAGTCTAATCCCTCAAATACAATTGAGTCTTTTCACGATGCCGTTTTGCAggtatcatttaaaacaaaatagtccTTAGTTCGTCAAAACAATTATGTAAGTCAACGCTGCTGACGTATACCAATTGTCTAGTATCTTTACTTAGTTCGGCCATACTGCAtgataattttcaattattcaaaACCAGCAAAATTTTAAACTCACACTTGGTATTGTGAGATAAATTAAATTCACCAAGCAGAAAACTCTTTCTGTATCTGACAAGATGAACAACAAACATTAGAGCTCGGTTTGAATGATGGCAATGTACAGTATGTGGATGGTACAATGAATGAGTGCCCTCCTGATAAGGATTGAGAAACTGGAAACAGTGGATCGCTTCCGAATGACTGCATGACTGCTGGCAATTGCGTTCTTGTCGTTCCGAATGTAGATATAGGAGACTGAGTATTTTGATGTGAGTTGTAAGGTTTTGTATGCATAAGAGATCCTTTCATTGAGTATGGATAAAATCCAATTGGAGATGATGTCATTGGTACATATCCATTATTACTACGTGTGTAGAATTGATTGGATGAGCCCTCGACGGTTTTTACAGAACTTTTTCTTGCTCTTCGCCTTGCATTTCGACGCCTGAAGTCTCCTTTTGCAAAATCCTCAATACATGCTAAGTGAACAGACCAATAGTTGCCTTTGCCGTTATCAGACCGGCCATTTTTCACGAAACATTCGTTGAGAGAAAGATTATGCCGTATGCTGTTCCTCCATGCTTTTTCTTTGTTATTGTAGAAGGGAAAATTATCCATTATGTATTGATATATATCAATCAGCAATAGTTTCTTGCTCGGTTTACTCAGTATTGCCATTGAAATCATAGCAATGTACGAGTGCGAAGGTTTCTTGGCGGTGGTACTTGAAGACAAGATATCCTAGATTGATCTGTCTAACGATATCTGAACCTacgaaaataaacagaaatgttatagaaaacaaaccaaacaaaaaatttagaaataaaaagagaGGGAtcgatatttaaaaataatgatgatATTAATTAGTATCATTATCAATATTGACACTTTGcaacatataaaatgtaattattggTTTGCATATAGTTGAAAACctgtatatgatatatacataaacTTCTTAGCCCtttatttattctaattttttatcaaagaaataaatatcttttcttttaaaatagcATCAAAAAAATCCTCTACCAATTTACCAACATACCTGTGCAATAGATTCATCACTGTCACTGTggctactttcactttcacttgTGCAAAGAGACGGTGTCCAAACTTCATCACCTTCGCTTGAGAAAGAATCTCTTTTGACTCTTTCTGTATCTCCCCTGTTCGAATAATAGATGCTTAAATGTGTATTATTCATGACTCCTAAAATTATTGGAACAATCTTGTTGGGAGAAAATTACAGAATGACTTATACTGTTTGCGTTACAGAATATATACCAGACAAACCTGTTATTTTTCACAGTTCTGAGTCACGTGATCTGATTCAAATGGCATTGTTTCTAAATTAACGGGTCATActgttgaataaaaatatattgacaatacAAATTGTATTcatagttataaaaaatattttgttcgaAAATATAGATATTGATAATACCAAAATTAACGTCATGAAGAGCACAAAACTAAtcaaaaataaaggcaacagtatacCGCGAtaaagatagagaaaaaaaaccaaatccgggtTTCAAACtcaaactgagggaaacacatcataTATAAGAGAACTATGACACAACAGAA
Above is a window of Mytilus trossulus isolate FHL-02 chromosome 4, PNRI_Mtr1.1.1.hap1, whole genome shotgun sequence DNA encoding:
- the LOC134716502 gene encoding forkhead box protein unc-130-like: MQPEYRYITETRDTLDTERVKRDSFSSDGDELWTPSLCTSESESNHSDSDESIAQVQLSLDRSIKNILCTSNTNKKPSHSYIAMISMAILSKPSKKLVLIDIYQYIMDNFPFYNNKEKAWRNSIRHNLSLNECFVKNGPSDNGKGNYWSVHLACIEDFSKGDFRRQNARRRARKSSVKTVDGSSNQFYARHNNGYVPMTSSPTGFCPYSMKGSPMHTKPHYSHPITQSPVSTFGITRMQFPATVQSFGSDSLFPVSQSLSGEQSCIAPCTYSTSSSFKPNSNVFYSSCQIQKEFSSW